The genome window GCCTGCGCGTCCGTCCCGGCGAAGCCTCGCTTGCCCATCACGGCGTGCTGTTTCTCGACGAGTTTCCCGAATTCACGCCGCAGGCGCTCGATGCGCTGCGCCAGCCGCTCGAAGGCGGCGAATGCGTCATCGCGCGCGCCAATCACCGCGTCTCCTATCCGGCGAAATTCCAGCTGATCGCGGCGATGAACCCCTGCCGCTGCGGCATGGCCGGCGAGCCGGGACATACCTGCGCCCGCGGCCCGCGCTGCATGAGCGATTACCAGGCCCGCATCTCCGGCCCGCTGATGGATCGCATCGATATCCGCATCGACGTGCCGGCCGTCTCCGCCGCCGATCTGATCCGGCCGATGGCGGCGGAAAGCAGCGCCGACGTCGCCCGCCGCGTCGCCCGCGCCCGCGAGATCCAGCAGCAACGCTTCGAAAGCGCCGGGGCAAAAGGCATCGGCACCAATGCCCGCTGCTCCACCGCGATGATCGAGAAACTGGCCGAGCCCGATGCCAGTGGCCTCCAGCTGCTGCGCGACGCCGCCGAAAAGATGAAATTCTCCGCCCGCGGCTACCACCGCGTCCTCAAGGTCGCCCGCACGCTCGCCGATCTCGACGGCAAACCAACCGTCGGCCGCATCCATCTCGCCGAAGCGATCTCCTACAGGATCGCCGGCGAAAGGCTGACGGCTGCGGCGTAGGAAATAAGGGCGCCGAGCGGCTCGATTCTCTGCGAAGATGACTTGACCGGGATAGCCCCGGCCAGAGTCCCTGCCTAAGTTACCGAGGCCCCCGGACAGCGCCGTCGAGAGATAGCGTTCGGCCCCGGTGCTGCGGCGAAGCTGGTCAATCTGGCGCTGGCCGGCCTGCTGAAGGGGGGCTCGCATTTCGATCTGCCGGCCGCGATCGGCGCCAATGCGCTGGGCAAGGGGCTGATCTGCCCCGCCGAAAGCGGCCCCGAAGCCGCCTGGGCATGCGCGGATGTCGATATTCTCGCACCCCGCAGCCTGATTGCCCTTGCCAATCATTTCCGCGGCACGCAGGTGCTGTCGAGGCCGGAGCCGTCGATCCGCGCCAATGCCGCCAACCTGCCGGATCTTGCCGAGATCAAGGGCCAGGAAAGCGCCAAGCGCGCGCTTGAGATCGCAACGCCGGGGGGCCACAATCTTTTTAAGGTGCATTATTCTGTTTTTTCATCAGCCTTCACGGGCAGTTTTTCAACGAAAATTTAGCGCTATTACCGGCACTTTCATTACAAACCTACACTTTTTAATTGCGCAACCGCGTTTTCCTGGTAACAACTAATAAAAAATTGGGGACTTCTATGCTTAAGCTATTCTCGCTTTCCAGTTCTTTATCAATATTGTTCCTCGCATCTGCGCACGCGGAAAGCCAAGTACAGCTAAGCCACGTCCCTTCGCAAAGTCAGGTTGAAGATTTCAATGAGCCTCGCGGTGCGTCAAAAGGAGTAGAAGCAAGGCCTATACTAGTTATCGCGAGCGAACTCATAAAGTACTTCGAGGGATGGTATCCGTCCGCTTATGATGATCCAGCGGCCTACTGTACCATCGGTTATGGCCATCTTATTGCACTACAAGCCTGTGCGAGTATAGATCTTGGTGAGTTTGCCAGACCTCTGTCAAAGGGGGCCGGAGCCGCGCTTTTGGAGAAAGATACGCGTACTGCAAGAATCGCAGTCCAGCGATATGTGAAAGTAGATCTCTCGGATGAGCAATTTAGCGCTTTGGCATCTTTCACGTTTAACGTAGGCAAGGAAAAGTTTGCAGATTCAACGCTGCTTGAACTGGTGAACGATGGCGATTTTGACGCAGCTGCGAATCAATTCGGCCGATGGATAAAGGCGAAGGGCAAGGTTCTGCCTGGACTGAAAGATCGTCGTGCATGTGAAGCTGCGTTGTTTCGAGGAAATCTCCAATCAGGAAAAAATAGTACGTTTGACCGGTCTGATTGCGCCGGATTGGGTGTAGCGAGTGGCGCGGGTCCAGTCATCGATATTTTTGTTGGAGAGTAAAGTGAAGGCCGTTTGGTGGATCCGGAGGACCTTCATTATCGTGGTAGCTGCCTATCTCAGCCTCACCTGCACGGCGCTGGCTAACCCTAAAACTTGTGTGAAACGATATTACAAAGAACGGGTATCAGAAGGATCTGCAGCCGGGATTGCTGCCACGGACGCAGAACGACTCGTTCAGGAGGTCGCTTCTTCAATTGGCTTGGATAAGGGGTTCACCGTGGTCCCCTGCTACATCGAAGAGAAAGCCCACGCGTGGTATGCGTCTTCCGACTCAGACGGTGTGCCTGAGGGGGAGTACCTGATATACAATCCTAAGTGGATCCAGGAAGTGATCGGCGATGATCGTACCCAGGCGATTGCTATCTTTGGCCATGAACTGGGTCACCTCCTTAATCGCCACTTTACTGCACAAAGGAAACTTTCAACTAAAGTCCAAGAAACGCAGGCGGACCGCTTTGCCGGTTGTGCCGTAGCAAGAATGAATGGCGATTGGGCGGGCCTGGAAGATGTTCTCAGTCGTTTAAGAAATGTG of Rhizobium sp. BT04 contains these proteins:
- a CDS encoding lysozyme translates to MLKLFSLSSSLSILFLASAHAESQVQLSHVPSQSQVEDFNEPRGASKGVEARPILVIASELIKYFEGWYPSAYDDPAAYCTIGYGHLIALQACASIDLGEFARPLSKGAGAALLEKDTRTARIAVQRYVKVDLSDEQFSALASFTFNVGKEKFADSTLLELVNDGDFDAAANQFGRWIKAKGKVLPGLKDRRACEAALFRGNLQSGKNSTFDRSDCAGLGVASGAGPVIDIFVGE